From Bacillus pumilus, one genomic window encodes:
- a CDS encoding S66 family peptidase has translation MHTPSPLKKGDHIRVIAPSRSASILSEDGISQSKKRLETLGFTVSFGKHAFECDLHSSLSIEHRLSDLHEAFTDDEVDGILTAIGGFNCNELLPYIDYDLIRQHPKVLCGYSDITALASAITAKCDMVTYSGPHFSSFQMEQGQEEQSAMFQACLMSGGEPFDVIPSTKWSDDAWYLDQANRQFHPTKWGIYQEGTAEGTLFGGNLCTLNLLQGTSFMPQIKDAILFVEDDELVFPEMFARDLTSLMQHAESIKGLIIGRFQKKSEMTEEHLRFILDKHPMLKHIPVIYDVDIGHTQPVFTLPIGGDVKLACKDGAVQLRILS, from the coding sequence ATGCATACACCCTCTCCTTTAAAAAAGGGCGATCATATTCGTGTCATTGCTCCAAGCCGAAGTGCCAGCATTTTATCAGAAGATGGAATCTCTCAATCAAAAAAACGTTTAGAGACCTTAGGTTTCACTGTCTCTTTTGGAAAACACGCGTTTGAATGTGATCTTCATTCCTCGTTATCCATTGAACACCGCTTGTCTGATCTGCATGAGGCGTTCACAGATGATGAAGTCGACGGTATTTTGACAGCCATCGGAGGCTTCAATTGCAATGAACTCTTGCCTTACATTGATTACGACTTAATTCGTCAGCATCCTAAAGTTCTTTGCGGCTACAGTGATATCACCGCACTCGCAAGCGCCATTACCGCCAAATGTGATATGGTGACATACTCTGGACCCCATTTCTCCAGCTTCCAAATGGAGCAGGGGCAAGAGGAGCAGTCCGCTATGTTTCAAGCCTGCTTGATGAGCGGCGGTGAGCCATTTGATGTGATCCCTTCGACAAAGTGGAGTGATGATGCGTGGTATCTCGATCAAGCGAACAGGCAGTTTCATCCGACGAAATGGGGAATATATCAGGAAGGAACAGCTGAAGGCACCTTGTTTGGCGGAAACCTTTGTACACTGAACTTACTGCAAGGGACATCGTTTATGCCTCAAATCAAGGATGCCATCTTATTTGTAGAGGATGATGAGTTGGTCTTCCCTGAAATGTTCGCCAGAGACCTCACCTCCCTCATGCAGCATGCAGAATCAATCAAAGGGTTGATCATCGGACGCTTCCAAAAGAAATCCGAGATGACAGAGGAACATTTGAGGTTCATTTTAGATAAACATCCAATGCTCAAACACATCCCAGTGATCTACGATGTCGATATCGGACATACGCAGCCGGTCTTCACCTTACCGATTGGCGGAGACGTGAAGCTAGCGTGTAAAGATGGAGCCGTGCAGCTGCGCATTCTATCATAA